Proteins encoded by one window of Rubinisphaera margarita:
- a CDS encoding DUF1559 domain-containing protein, with translation MLRTPRFMRVAVTRSATGHTRRSAFTLIELLVVIAIIAILVALLLPAVQQAREAARRSSCKNNLKQLGLAMHNYHDTFKQLPPGAICSGGGLCGGSSSTNDPNENSRHGDWSATWAVLILPYVEEPALYDQFNFNVGRSTDINNGVESAKIDTYKCPSDPGQRGTMDNSNGGRGTFSRGNYAISMGAGSGMHNDHFNRGSRKGPFHVAMMYGARFRDFVDGQSNTAIISELIVRPDGSKNDNSWGAWALSSGATYSAGSGGSGNLNIPNQVLRPNQDATVIRERTAHCDNGIASNPNMDLRRMFECNDTTNQDQWQAARSRHTGGVQVCMGDGGVRFVSENIDAGTWAAVHTVQGNEVIGEF, from the coding sequence ATGCTGCGCACCCCTCGTTTTATGCGCGTCGCTGTCACTCGCTCGGCGACAGGTCACACTCGACGTTCGGCGTTTACGTTGATCGAACTACTCGTTGTGATCGCGATCATCGCGATCTTGGTCGCCCTGCTTCTTCCAGCGGTTCAGCAGGCCCGCGAGGCCGCTCGTCGCTCGAGCTGTAAGAACAACCTGAAGCAGCTTGGTCTGGCCATGCACAATTATCACGACACATTCAAGCAGCTGCCTCCCGGAGCGATCTGCAGCGGCGGCGGCTTGTGCGGTGGTTCCAGCTCTACGAATGATCCGAATGAGAATTCTCGCCATGGGGACTGGTCAGCAACCTGGGCGGTTTTGATTCTGCCTTATGTTGAAGAGCCGGCTCTGTATGACCAGTTCAACTTCAATGTGGGACGGTCGACCGATATCAACAATGGCGTCGAGTCTGCCAAGATCGATACGTACAAATGTCCGAGCGATCCGGGGCAGCGCGGCACGATGGACAATTCCAACGGTGGCCGAGGGACCTTTTCACGCGGCAACTACGCCATTTCGATGGGCGCCGGAAGCGGGATGCACAACGATCACTTCAATCGCGGTAGCCGCAAGGGACCGTTTCATGTTGCAATGATGTATGGTGCCCGATTCCGTGACTTCGTCGACGGTCAGTCGAATACCGCGATCATCAGCGAACTGATCGTCCGGCCGGACGGAAGCAAGAACGATAACTCCTGGGGCGCGTGGGCCTTGTCAAGTGGTGCGACTTACAGTGCCGGCAGTGGCGGTTCAGGAAATTTGAACATTCCGAACCAGGTGCTTCGTCCCAACCAGGATGCGACCGTGATTCGCGAACGGACCGCGCATTGCGACAATGGAATCGCCAGTAATCCGAATATGGATCTGCGCCGGATGTTCGAGTGCAATGACACTACGAATCAGGACCAGTGGCAGGCCGCCCGCAGTCGCCACACGGGTGGTGTTCAGGTCTGCATGGGTGATGGTGGCGTTCGGTTCGTGAGTGAGAATATCGACGCTGGAACATGGGCCGCAGTCCATACCGTCCAGGGCAATGAAGTCATCGGCGAGTTCTAA
- a CDS encoding M24 family metallopeptidase, with the protein MPSDSRVEAWQQAIAEAELGGWLLYDFRGTNPLARSVLDLTERHPGSRRWFYLIPAEGEPLRIVHGIETDALSTLPGELRIYRNWRELHEILKNALSPLQSVAMEYAPYGNNPYVSRIDGGTLELIRTMGPQIVSSGNLIQQFEARLTAAQWQSHLQATEVTTSAFEMCWKFIAEKTANGGRVAELDVRERILEHFETRKMTTYSPPLVARQPGNRLPHYETGTGDDTEIRQGDLVMIDMWCKSEEAGSIYSDLTRMGYVGAEVPDQYASVFEIVTRARDTGVELVKNRCATGDLLAGWEVDAAVREVITSSGYGTYFLHRTGHSLGREVHGNGAHLDDFEMREERLLLPGSLFTIEPGIYQDTFGLRSEINVFIDENCQVHVTGGPVQTAIQPIV; encoded by the coding sequence ATGCCATCAGATTCCAGAGTCGAGGCCTGGCAGCAGGCGATCGCAGAGGCCGAACTCGGAGGATGGTTGCTCTATGATTTTCGCGGGACCAATCCGCTCGCAAGGAGTGTGCTCGATCTGACCGAGCGGCATCCGGGCTCTCGTCGCTGGTTCTATCTCATTCCTGCCGAAGGCGAGCCACTGCGAATCGTGCACGGGATCGAAACCGATGCCCTCAGTACCCTTCCCGGCGAACTCAGGATCTATCGCAACTGGCGCGAACTGCACGAGATTCTCAAGAACGCTCTTTCTCCTCTGCAATCGGTGGCGATGGAGTATGCCCCTTATGGGAACAACCCTTATGTCTCCCGCATTGATGGCGGCACTCTGGAATTGATTCGCACGATGGGACCGCAGATCGTCTCGTCGGGCAATCTCATTCAGCAGTTCGAAGCCCGACTGACCGCAGCACAGTGGCAGTCGCATTTGCAGGCCACAGAAGTCACGACGTCGGCCTTTGAGATGTGCTGGAAGTTCATCGCCGAGAAGACCGCTAATGGCGGTCGGGTGGCCGAACTCGATGTTCGTGAGCGCATCCTGGAGCATTTCGAAACGCGGAAGATGACCACCTACTCGCCGCCCCTAGTCGCCCGTCAGCCCGGGAATCGATTGCCTCACTACGAGACCGGAACCGGAGACGATACCGAGATCCGCCAGGGGGATCTGGTCATGATCGACATGTGGTGCAAATCGGAGGAAGCGGGCAGTATTTACAGCGATCTGACCCGAATGGGGTATGTCGGCGCTGAGGTTCCCGATCAATATGCTTCCGTCTTCGAGATCGTCACGCGGGCTCGCGACACGGGTGTGGAACTCGTGAAAAATCGCTGCGCTACCGGAGATCTGCTGGCTGGGTGGGAAGTGGACGCAGCCGTGCGGGAAGTGATTACGTCTTCGGGCTATGGCACGTACTTCCTGCATCGAACCGGCCACAGCCTCGGCCGCGAAGTGCATGGCAATGGTGCCCATCTCGATGACTTTGAGATGCGGGAAGAGCGTCTACTGCTGCCCGGTTCTCTGTTCACGATCGAGCCCGGAATCTACCAGGATACATTCGGGCTTCGCAGCGAGATCAACGTGTTCATTGACGAGAATTGTCAGGTGCACGTGACAGGCGGGCCGGTCCAGACGGCGATTCAGCCGATCGTCTGA
- a CDS encoding Gfo/Idh/MocA family protein, whose amino-acid sequence MSQSGESTGVDRRDFMKTTGTAAAMAAGLSTFATTAASAAGSNERIRIGFIGPGGRGFGAHVKTLCQQKNEGSNIDLVAVADVYSEQVDKVCDYIQKENGNTPAKYVDYRDMIEKENLDAVCIGTPDHWHAKQIVDSLEAGLHVYCEKPMTKFVEEALKVVDAWRSSGKVMQVGVQSTSLPVWNQVRELINDGKLGKVLQFQTEYFRNSDMGQWRYYALEKQMTPKTIDWKRWLGVEEGLAEDMPFDRAVYKQWRRFWPFGSGMFTDLFVHRTTSMLKATGLMYPGRVVGAGGIYLEYDGRDVPDVATVVADFNEGVQGLINATMCNQETRINQLIRGHFGSFVFGNGEQFESFKFVPERPQVTHDSSLKEEDIAVETPKESTTYLHFKNWVDAINANDPKACNNPPDLGAAAITTVILGARSYREGRVFHFDASTGTISDGDGSWAKKWEKNSEDRGSASHVPGWTAGDYGSTLREPDYMKLAGPWVNGNPPENS is encoded by the coding sequence ATGAGTCAATCGGGTGAATCCACCGGCGTTGATCGTCGTGATTTCATGAAAACAACTGGTACGGCTGCTGCTATGGCGGCCGGCCTGAGCACTTTCGCCACGACCGCTGCCAGTGCAGCCGGCAGTAACGAGCGAATCCGCATTGGGTTCATCGGTCCCGGGGGCCGCGGATTCGGCGCTCACGTCAAGACCCTCTGCCAGCAGAAGAACGAAGGCTCCAACATCGATCTGGTGGCTGTCGCCGACGTTTACAGCGAACAGGTCGACAAGGTCTGCGATTACATCCAGAAAGAGAATGGAAATACGCCGGCGAAGTATGTCGACTACCGCGACATGATCGAGAAGGAGAATCTCGACGCGGTTTGTATCGGAACGCCGGATCACTGGCATGCCAAGCAGATCGTCGATTCGCTCGAAGCGGGGCTGCATGTCTACTGTGAAAAGCCAATGACGAAGTTCGTCGAAGAAGCGTTGAAAGTTGTCGACGCCTGGCGAAGCAGCGGCAAAGTGATGCAGGTCGGTGTGCAGTCGACTTCGCTGCCGGTGTGGAATCAGGTTCGCGAACTGATCAACGACGGTAAGCTCGGGAAAGTCCTGCAGTTCCAGACCGAGTACTTCCGCAACTCCGATATGGGACAATGGCGATACTACGCTCTTGAAAAGCAGATGACGCCGAAAACCATCGACTGGAAACGCTGGCTGGGAGTCGAAGAAGGTCTCGCCGAAGACATGCCATTCGACCGCGCTGTCTACAAACAGTGGCGTCGGTTCTGGCCGTTTGGTTCGGGCATGTTTACCGACCTGTTCGTCCACCGCACGACTTCGATGCTCAAAGCAACGGGCCTGATGTACCCGGGCCGCGTGGTCGGAGCCGGCGGAATCTATCTGGAGTACGATGGCCGGGACGTTCCGGATGTTGCCACCGTGGTTGCTGACTTCAACGAAGGAGTTCAGGGACTTATCAATGCCACGATGTGTAATCAGGAGACCCGGATCAATCAGCTGATCCGTGGTCACTTTGGATCCTTCGTGTTCGGAAATGGTGAGCAGTTCGAAAGCTTCAAGTTCGTGCCTGAACGGCCGCAGGTCACTCATGACAGCAGCCTGAAGGAAGAAGATATTGCCGTCGAAACGCCGAAGGAATCGACGACCTATCTGCACTTCAAGAACTGGGTCGATGCCATTAACGCCAACGACCCGAAGGCCTGTAACAACCCGCCGGATCTCGGTGCAGCTGCCATCACGACCGTAATTCTGGGAGCTCGCAGCTACCGCGAAGGTCGTGTGTTCCACTTCGATGCCTCGACCGGAACGATCTCCGACGGAGACGGCAGCTGGGCGAAGAAGTGGGAAAAGAACTCCGAAGATCGTGGTTCCGCGAGCCACGTGCCCGGTTGGACCGCTGGCGATTACGGTTCCACGCTGCGTGAGCCGGACTACATGAAGCTGGCCGGACCCTGGGTAAACGGCAACCCTCCGGAAAACAGCTAG
- the queG gene encoding tRNA epoxyqueuosine(34) reductase QueG has product MSTPSETTAALKQASRDLGFDLVGIAPALTPVTLPRFEDWVEAGYAGEMHYIERRRGAYSHPRHVLPVVESVVMLGMCYDPGRTDNEQAAGSGSPGQIARYARGSRDYHDVIRDSLKQLAARLHELVPGSRTRAVVDTAPLLERDFARQAGLGWFGKNTLLLNKSLGSYLFLAALLTDAELVPDEPHETAHCGTCTRCLEACPTEAFVEPGLLDARRCIAYLTIELRDKPIPEELRSGIEDWLFGCDVCQEVCPWNRKAPAPQTGEFESLPDQPKAAEFLAMTPAAFKSRFRGTPLERTGRDTLARNAAVVLGNSGASEWSDALRRAAGDESPLVREASIWALTKLKGVEVAGFLRELRESEQDSLVLERLETSLQQLQEGEAAAVDPV; this is encoded by the coding sequence ATGAGTACCCCGTCCGAAACCACTGCAGCACTGAAACAGGCGTCACGAGACCTTGGCTTCGATCTCGTCGGAATCGCCCCGGCTCTGACGCCGGTGACATTACCCCGGTTTGAGGATTGGGTTGAAGCTGGTTACGCCGGCGAAATGCATTACATCGAACGCCGACGGGGTGCCTATTCGCATCCCAGGCACGTCCTGCCCGTTGTGGAGAGTGTGGTCATGCTCGGCATGTGCTATGACCCGGGACGCACCGACAACGAGCAGGCTGCGGGCTCCGGCAGTCCTGGTCAAATTGCCCGCTATGCCCGCGGAAGTCGCGATTATCACGATGTCATTCGGGACTCGCTGAAACAGTTGGCGGCTCGACTGCATGAACTTGTCCCCGGCAGCCGTACACGAGCGGTTGTCGACACCGCTCCCTTGCTGGAGCGGGATTTTGCCCGGCAGGCGGGGTTGGGATGGTTCGGCAAGAACACGTTGCTCCTCAATAAATCTCTCGGCAGTTACCTGTTCCTCGCAGCCCTGCTGACGGACGCTGAACTCGTGCCTGATGAGCCGCATGAGACTGCTCATTGTGGGACCTGCACCCGCTGTCTGGAGGCCTGTCCCACGGAAGCGTTTGTCGAACCGGGACTTCTCGACGCTCGTCGCTGCATCGCCTATCTGACCATCGAACTGCGAGACAAGCCGATCCCTGAGGAACTTCGATCCGGGATCGAGGACTGGCTGTTCGGTTGCGATGTCTGCCAGGAAGTCTGCCCATGGAATCGGAAAGCACCGGCTCCTCAGACCGGTGAGTTCGAAAGTCTGCCGGACCAGCCGAAGGCGGCGGAGTTTCTGGCGATGACTCCGGCCGCTTTCAAATCCCGGTTCAGAGGGACGCCACTGGAGCGGACAGGACGCGATACGCTAGCTCGCAATGCCGCTGTGGTGCTCGGGAATTCCGGGGCGAGCGAATGGTCGGACGCTTTGCGGCGGGCGGCTGGCGACGAGTCTCCGCTGGTTCGAGAGGCGTCCATCTGGGCGCTGACGAAGCTCAAGGGAGTGGAAGTCGCTGGTTTTCTCCGCGAACTGCGGGAGTCGGAACAGGATTCGCTGGTTCTCGAACGGCTGGAGACTTCTCTGCAACAGCTGCAGGAGGGCGAGGCGGCTGCCGTCGACCCTGTTTGA
- a CDS encoding ATP-binding response regulator produces the protein MNRPARILIIDDDPAWRKYMQVVLSSRGRYEVRTVADLETALNSLRVESFDIVMTDLHLVAEDRSESNGLDIITMLRQEGLEIPVIAVTAYGDEGKVVEALRRGAVNYLPKASVKNELFSIVESVSKTVAKRHLRSQLQSSVTRLEMAYELTTDCQLVSPFIEGLKSNLLEHSPFSSHATSQMLVATEEALVNSIVHGNLEVDSSLRDESYSEYEALVAARSSEAPYCDRHIRIDVVIDRSQVQVVIQDEGAGFDIAAVADPRQPEFLLRPCGRGLLLMRTFMDSVEYTDRGRCVRLTRMVPQSVDSTRVGQKNARPVVWA, from the coding sequence ATGAACCGTCCCGCTCGCATATTGATCATCGACGATGATCCCGCCTGGCGGAAATACATGCAGGTCGTGCTGTCCAGCCGAGGGCGCTACGAAGTCCGCACCGTTGCCGATCTTGAGACGGCGCTCAACAGCCTGCGGGTGGAATCTTTCGACATTGTGATGACGGATCTGCATCTGGTCGCAGAGGACCGGAGCGAAAGCAACGGACTCGACATCATCACGATGTTGCGTCAGGAGGGACTCGAGATTCCGGTGATCGCCGTCACGGCTTATGGCGACGAAGGGAAAGTGGTCGAAGCACTCAGGCGAGGAGCTGTCAATTACCTTCCAAAGGCCAGCGTCAAGAACGAACTGTTCAGCATCGTAGAGTCGGTTTCGAAGACCGTCGCAAAACGGCATCTGAGATCTCAGTTACAGAGTTCCGTGACCCGTCTGGAAATGGCATACGAACTGACCACCGATTGCCAGCTGGTTTCTCCGTTCATCGAGGGACTCAAGTCCAATCTTCTGGAGCATTCTCCGTTCAGCAGTCATGCGACGTCGCAGATGCTCGTGGCGACCGAAGAGGCCCTGGTGAACTCGATCGTTCACGGCAACCTGGAAGTGGACTCAAGCCTTCGAGACGAGTCCTATAGTGAATACGAAGCCCTTGTGGCGGCTCGCTCAAGCGAGGCTCCCTATTGCGATCGGCACATACGGATTGATGTCGTGATTGATCGGAGCCAGGTGCAGGTTGTCATTCAGGATGAGGGAGCTGGTTTCGACATTGCAGCGGTCGCCGATCCGCGTCAACCGGAGTTTCTCCTGCGACCCTGCGGTCGTGGACTGCTCCTGATGCGAACCTTCATGGATTCGGTCGAATATACCGACCGCGGTCGCTGCGTGCGTTTGACCCGGATGGTGCCGCAATCCGTCGACTCGACCCGAGTTGGTCAGAAGAATGCACGCCCCGTCGTGTGGGCCTGA
- a CDS encoding glycosyltransferase family 2 protein, translating into MADWFVALPVYNEKSHIPAILDEVGRYADNILVVDDGSSDGSRELLEQRSDITLISHPENRGYGAALITAFDFAVKNGLDGIVTIDCDGQHQPKLIPVLMERLLRNEFEPIDIVSGSRYLKEFTGDNSAPEDRRRINFEITAQLNEQLGFNLTDTFCGFKAYRTSALEKLEITETGYAMPLQFWIQAACAGLKIEEYPVPRIYLEEERSFGGSLDDARRRMAHYQDVISRELKRLAPRCGQIPVLQASSTDS; encoded by the coding sequence ATGGCTGACTGGTTTGTCGCGCTTCCCGTTTACAATGAAAAGTCTCACATTCCGGCGATTTTGGACGAAGTCGGTCGCTATGCCGACAATATTCTCGTTGTCGATGATGGCTCCAGTGATGGCTCCCGGGAACTGCTCGAACAGCGATCGGATATCACGCTCATCAGTCATCCCGAGAATCGAGGCTATGGAGCCGCTCTGATCACCGCTTTCGATTTCGCAGTCAAGAACGGCCTGGACGGGATTGTCACCATCGATTGCGACGGGCAGCATCAGCCGAAACTGATCCCGGTGCTCATGGAACGGCTGCTGCGCAATGAGTTCGAGCCAATCGACATTGTTTCCGGAAGTCGCTATCTGAAGGAATTCACCGGAGATAACTCTGCTCCCGAGGACCGTCGACGAATCAATTTCGAGATCACCGCTCAGCTGAATGAACAACTCGGGTTCAATCTGACCGATACCTTCTGTGGCTTTAAGGCGTACCGCACATCGGCTCTGGAGAAGCTGGAGATTACCGAGACAGGTTACGCGATGCCGCTTCAGTTCTGGATCCAGGCCGCCTGTGCCGGATTGAAGATCGAAGAGTACCCCGTCCCACGGATTTATCTGGAAGAAGAGCGATCCTTCGGGGGTTCGCTTGATGATGCCCGCCGCCGGATGGCACACTATCAGGATGTGATTTCCCGGGAGCTGAAACGTCTGGCCCCGCGGTGTGGTCAGATTCCAGTGCTTCAGGCCTCGTCGACGGACTCCTGA
- a CDS encoding DUF1559 domain-containing protein, translating into MLRTLVSSRTDSPTQARNFSSRSAFTLIELLVVIAIIAILVALLLPAVQQAREAARRSSCKNNLKQVGLALHNYHDAHKQFPPAAIHMTASTAPESCRDANWGATWVLMLFPYMEQGALYDLYDFETRARDGNATTGNNQVTRRRVSTLMCPSAPTNWSMLTQDFNGFEKITYGANVGAGYLLQRSHFNNSTFKGPFSVVGMYGAKFRDITDGTSNVILMSEIVTGIGGGDDKGAWGWCSGPTFSGRRGNGGDTILTPNTTRVTDASHYASNNNSDPEFNRRNNPDAGANSGVAARSYHQGGVQATLGDGTVRFISENIDQDTWTRLLAIQDNQVVGEF; encoded by the coding sequence ATGCTGCGCACCTTGGTCTCTTCGCGCACCGATTCACCCACTCAAGCGCGAAACTTTTCAAGTCGATCCGCGTTTACGCTGATCGAACTGTTAGTCGTGATTGCAATCATCGCCATTCTGGTGGCATTATTGCTCCCAGCTGTCCAGCAGGCCCGTGAAGCCGCCCGCCGATCAAGCTGTAAGAACAATCTCAAGCAGGTCGGTCTTGCACTTCACAACTACCACGATGCCCACAAGCAGTTTCCGCCGGCTGCGATTCATATGACCGCCAGCACCGCTCCGGAAAGCTGTCGGGACGCGAACTGGGGCGCCACCTGGGTGCTGATGCTGTTCCCGTATATGGAACAGGGAGCCCTGTACGATCTTTACGACTTCGAAACGCGGGCTCGCGACGGGAATGCGACGACTGGAAACAATCAGGTGACACGGCGACGTGTTTCGACCCTGATGTGCCCCAGTGCGCCCACGAACTGGAGCATGCTGACTCAGGACTTCAACGGGTTTGAGAAGATCACCTATGGAGCGAACGTCGGCGCTGGATACCTGCTCCAGCGTAGCCACTTCAACAACTCGACCTTCAAGGGGCCGTTTAGTGTTGTGGGAATGTACGGGGCCAAGTTCCGCGACATTACCGACGGTACCAGCAACGTAATTCTGATGAGTGAAATCGTCACTGGAATCGGCGGTGGTGACGACAAAGGGGCCTGGGGATGGTGCTCGGGACCGACGTTTTCTGGACGCCGCGGGAATGGGGGAGACACCATTCTGACGCCGAACACGACCCGCGTGACGGACGCTTCGCACTATGCGTCCAACAACAACAGCGATCCGGAGTTCAATCGTCGGAATAATCCCGATGCGGGGGCGAACTCCGGTGTGGCGGCTCGTTCTTATCATCAGGGCGGTGTGCAGGCCACACTGGGCGATGGTACGGTTCGATTCATCTCCGAAAACATCGACCAGGATACGTGGACGAGATTGCTGGCGATCCAGGACAACCAGGTCGTTGGCGAATTCTAA
- a CDS encoding M20/M25/M40 family metallo-hydrolase, whose product MFNRFLPAVCIVCLSVLLTPFTATAADAMEAHRLEEQRILEELSYFAADAMEGRDTGSEQLVECANYLRSELQKLGYAFPANEDDGYQEFSISAPPEQGPANQLKVSGADQLEWMNDRDYRVCAFGGSGAFAGPLVFCGYGIDDAENNFDEFANVDLKGKVAVIMRRVPRQTEHGSLYVGKNGTIDVNRAGLRTKFTNARERGAVAVLFVNDPHSVKKDEKDELFEFGYGGGGKPEEIPIFQITVAAADLLLKATMGHSLEDIESAIDRTMQPLSQDLKGVRIEGTADLDFSSTRTGNVVAVLEPRDADLRETIVVGAHYDHVGWGKYGSLAPGTRAIHNGADDNASGSVALLSLARRLAEKSGRLDRRIVLIWFAAEERGLLGSKHYVDAPLYPLSDTIAMINLDMVGRMCDEKLTVFGVGSSDVWNPWLDKIEQETELNFFREKKALGPSDHAPFYEKQIPVLHLFTGLHGDYHRPTDDVEEINTQGMRRVVDVLEELTLNLANARKRPNYIENKKWIQVGRHAGGRPFVGIIPDLYASVDGLVVQDVAEDSPTETAGLQRGDVIVAAGGQPIRTRADFWNLIDRHSPKETIPLEFQREGTRMSVEIKLGSPR is encoded by the coding sequence ATGTTCAACCGCTTCCTGCCAGCCGTCTGCATCGTCTGTCTTTCCGTACTCCTGACTCCGTTCACTGCGACGGCTGCTGATGCGATGGAAGCCCATCGACTGGAAGAACAGCGGATCCTCGAAGAGCTGTCCTACTTTGCCGCCGACGCCATGGAAGGACGGGATACAGGAAGCGAGCAGCTGGTGGAATGTGCGAATTATCTGCGCTCGGAGCTTCAGAAACTCGGCTATGCCTTCCCCGCGAACGAAGATGATGGATATCAGGAATTCTCGATCTCCGCTCCGCCCGAACAGGGACCGGCGAATCAACTTAAAGTCAGCGGGGCTGATCAACTCGAGTGGATGAATGACCGGGATTATCGCGTCTGCGCATTCGGAGGAAGCGGTGCCTTTGCCGGTCCGCTGGTTTTTTGCGGCTACGGGATTGACGATGCCGAGAACAACTTCGACGAGTTCGCCAACGTCGACCTGAAGGGAAAAGTCGCCGTCATCATGCGGCGGGTACCGCGGCAGACCGAGCACGGCAGTCTGTATGTGGGTAAGAACGGCACAATTGACGTGAACCGAGCTGGACTCCGGACGAAATTTACAAACGCCCGCGAACGGGGAGCCGTGGCTGTGCTGTTCGTGAACGATCCCCACTCCGTCAAGAAAGATGAGAAGGACGAACTGTTCGAGTTCGGTTATGGAGGAGGCGGCAAGCCGGAGGAAATTCCGATCTTCCAGATCACCGTGGCCGCTGCGGATCTGCTGCTGAAAGCGACCATGGGACATTCCCTGGAAGATATCGAATCGGCCATCGATCGGACGATGCAGCCGCTCAGCCAGGATCTGAAAGGTGTGCGGATCGAAGGGACGGCTGATCTCGATTTCTCCAGCACGAGAACTGGCAATGTGGTTGCTGTGCTCGAACCGCGAGATGCCGATCTTCGAGAGACAATCGTGGTTGGCGCTCATTACGACCATGTCGGCTGGGGGAAATACGGTTCCCTGGCGCCCGGCACTCGGGCAATTCACAACGGAGCGGACGATAATGCTTCGGGTTCCGTCGCGCTGCTGTCGCTGGCCCGTCGGCTGGCGGAGAAGTCGGGCAGACTCGACCGACGGATTGTGCTGATCTGGTTCGCTGCGGAGGAACGGGGCCTGCTCGGATCCAAGCACTACGTCGATGCCCCGCTGTATCCGCTGAGCGACACGATTGCGATGATCAATCTCGATATGGTCGGTCGGATGTGCGATGAGAAACTGACTGTCTTCGGCGTCGGGTCGTCCGATGTGTGGAATCCATGGTTGGATAAGATCGAACAGGAGACCGAACTGAATTTCTTCCGCGAGAAGAAGGCTCTGGGCCCCAGCGATCACGCTCCGTTTTATGAGAAACAGATTCCGGTGCTGCATCTGTTCACAGGCCTGCATGGCGATTACCATCGCCCGACTGATGATGTGGAGGAGATCAATACGCAGGGAATGCGGCGAGTTGTCGACGTGCTCGAAGAGTTGACTCTGAATCTGGCCAATGCCCGGAAGCGACCCAATTACATTGAGAACAAGAAATGGATTCAGGTCGGACGCCATGCCGGCGGGCGGCCGTTCGTGGGAATCATTCCCGATCTCTACGCCTCCGTCGACGGACTCGTCGTTCAGGACGTTGCTGAAGACAGTCCCACGGAAACGGCCGGGCTGCAGCGGGGCGATGTCATCGTCGCGGCCGGAGGCCAGCCCATTCGGACACGAGCGGATTTCTGGAACCTGATTGATCGCCATTCTCCGAAAGAGACGATTCCCCTCGAATTCCAGCGCGAAGGCACGCGGATGTCTGTTGAGATCAAGCTCGGCAGTCCGCGGTGA
- the dapB gene encoding 4-hydroxy-tetrahydrodipicolinate reductase has protein sequence MNDHITIGINGAAGRMGRRIVAAVSSQKDMKLAVALDSAGSTCIGQDAGELAAIGPIGVPVTSSSDPFEAPDVMIDFSVPDACLHIAHICEERRIPLLVATTGLTDEQKETVLGCSQTAPVLIAPSTSTAVNLAMKLVRDASRAAKNISDGVDVEIIERHHRYKEDAPSGTALKFGQIVSEEMGQDDHVHGREGRTGQRKQSEIGYHALRTGDNVGEHTIVFGMLGETLEIYVRGHTRDSYAFGAVNAARFLAKQKAGLYSMDDVLGF, from the coding sequence ATGAACGATCACATCACGATTGGAATCAATGGAGCAGCCGGCCGAATGGGACGGCGAATTGTGGCCGCTGTTTCGAGTCAGAAAGACATGAAACTGGCCGTGGCCCTCGACTCGGCTGGTTCGACCTGCATTGGACAGGACGCTGGAGAGCTGGCGGCCATCGGTCCGATTGGTGTGCCGGTGACGAGTTCCTCCGATCCATTCGAAGCCCCCGATGTGATGATCGATTTTTCCGTTCCGGACGCCTGCCTGCATATCGCACACATTTGCGAGGAGCGTCGAATTCCACTTCTGGTAGCGACGACCGGTCTGACCGACGAGCAGAAGGAGACCGTGCTTGGTTGCTCTCAAACGGCTCCCGTTCTGATCGCTCCGAGTACGAGCACAGCTGTGAATCTGGCGATGAAGCTGGTTCGAGATGCGTCTCGTGCCGCGAAGAACATTTCGGACGGAGTCGATGTCGAGATCATCGAGCGGCACCACCGCTACAAAGAAGATGCTCCCAGCGGGACCGCTCTGAAGTTCGGCCAGATTGTGTCCGAAGAGATGGGCCAGGATGATCATGTCCACGGTCGCGAAGGGCGAACCGGTCAGCGGAAGCAGTCCGAGATTGGTTACCACGCTCTGCGGACTGGAGACAACGTTGGCGAGCACACAATTGTCTTTGGCATGCTCGGCGAGACGCTGGAGATCTACGTGCGCGGTCATACCCGCGACAGCTACGCATTCGGAGCTGTGAATGCGGCCCGTTTCCTCGCAAAGCAGAAAGCCGGGCTGTATTCGATGGACGACGTCCTCGGCTTCTGA